Proteins encoded in a region of the Pseudomonas putida genome:
- a CDS encoding NADH:ubiquinone oxidoreductase subunit N — protein sequence MKDPYAPGFWCSVTILGTLTASYFYGIRQTQQMNQAVHFLYAAAAVTVAVVLVALTWIAWQQLHLNKREVIQGRTLLTIWNTKVALRRVETVFDRYFWGSYWHSGRTFEEVMGELKGTPLEQSLDALKRQCRVLDREIHDHHHHWLANARDLSSVAQAMARERYQLDLGEPTHSGHGNTAVLNRDLEVLVYTWSARLRSFDHQLDELERAYH from the coding sequence ATGAAAGATCCCTACGCACCAGGTTTCTGGTGTTCCGTGACGATCCTGGGCACCCTGACGGCCAGTTACTTCTATGGCATCAGGCAGACGCAACAGATGAACCAGGCGGTGCATTTCCTGTATGCCGCTGCCGCAGTCACCGTGGCGGTTGTACTGGTGGCGCTGACCTGGATCGCCTGGCAGCAGTTGCACCTGAACAAGCGCGAAGTGATCCAGGGGCGAACGTTGCTGACCATCTGGAACACCAAGGTGGCGCTGCGCCGCGTCGAAACCGTATTCGACCGGTATTTCTGGGGCAGCTACTGGCATTCGGGGCGCACCTTCGAAGAAGTCATGGGCGAGCTCAAGGGCACACCGCTGGAGCAGAGCCTGGATGCGCTGAAGCGCCAGTGCCGGGTGCTCGATCGCGAAATCCATGACCATCATCACCACTGGCTGGCCAACGCCCGCGACCTGTCCAGCGTGGCCCAGGCCATGGCCCGTGAGCGCTACCAGCTGGACCTGGGCGAACCCACGCACAGCGGCCACGGCAATACGGCAGTACTGAACCGTGACCTGGAAGTGCTGGTGTACACCTGGTCGGCGCGCCTGCGCAGCTTTGACCATCAGCTGGACGAGCTGGAGCGCGCCTACCATTGA
- a CDS encoding LysE family transporter — protein MSMEVWLGFFAACWVISLSPGAGAIASMSSGLQYGFWRGYWNALGLQLGLILQIAIIAAGVGAILAASATAFQVIKWFGVAYLVYLAYKQWRALPMDMTDESGVRPIGKPLSLVLRGFLVNVSNPKALVFMLAVLPQFLNPHAPLLPQYVAITVTMITVDMLVMAGYTGLASRVLRLLRTPKQQKRLNRTFAGLFIGAATFLATLRRAPL, from the coding sequence ATGTCGATGGAAGTATGGTTGGGCTTCTTTGCCGCCTGTTGGGTGATCAGCCTTTCACCCGGTGCCGGGGCGATTGCCTCGATGTCCAGTGGCCTGCAATATGGTTTCTGGCGTGGTTACTGGAATGCCCTGGGCCTGCAGCTAGGCCTGATCCTGCAGATCGCCATCATCGCTGCCGGCGTCGGTGCCATCCTGGCTGCCTCGGCCACGGCGTTTCAGGTCATCAAATGGTTTGGCGTCGCCTACCTGGTGTACCTGGCGTACAAGCAGTGGCGTGCCTTGCCGATGGACATGACCGATGAATCCGGCGTGCGCCCGATCGGCAAACCGCTGAGCCTGGTCTTGCGTGGCTTCTTGGTCAACGTCAGCAACCCCAAGGCGCTGGTGTTCATGCTGGCGGTGCTGCCGCAGTTCCTCAACCCGCATGCGCCGCTGCTGCCGCAGTATGTGGCGATCACCGTGACCATGATCACTGTGGACATGCTGGTGATGGCCGGGTACACCGGGTTGGCTTCGCGTGTGTTGCGCTTGCTGCGTACGCCTAAACAGCAGAAGCGTTTGAACCGGACTTTTGCCGGGTTGTTCATTGGGGCGGCGACCTTCCTGGCGACCCTGCGCCGCGCACCTCTCTGA
- a CDS encoding mechanosensitive ion channel domain-containing protein, with amino-acid sequence MEELRSLLPGQWMDTFWLGLQILLILVAAFLLQRIVARGLSRLGQRYPLPPELLVPVRGGLRWLIMGSALLFVLERLGVSATVLWTALSGFVAVAAVAFFAMWSVLSNLLCAVLIFTVGPFRIGDVVELVDTLDKPGVKGRVIAINLLFTTLLEMPEAGGALVQVPNSQFFQKSVRRWRGAEVQTMHKEPAGEAD; translated from the coding sequence ATGGAAGAACTGCGGTCGCTGCTGCCAGGACAATGGATGGACACCTTCTGGCTGGGCTTGCAGATTCTGTTGATCCTGGTGGCAGCCTTCCTCCTGCAGCGCATCGTTGCTCGCGGGTTGAGCCGCCTGGGCCAGCGTTACCCGCTGCCGCCAGAACTGCTGGTCCCGGTGCGTGGCGGCCTGCGCTGGCTGATCATGGGCAGCGCACTGCTGTTCGTGCTGGAGCGCCTGGGTGTTTCGGCGACCGTGCTGTGGACGGCATTGTCCGGCTTTGTCGCGGTGGCGGCGGTGGCCTTTTTCGCCATGTGGAGCGTGCTGTCCAACCTGCTGTGCGCGGTGCTGATCTTCACGGTCGGGCCGTTTCGCATCGGTGATGTGGTCGAACTGGTCGACACCCTGGACAAGCCGGGCGTGAAAGGCCGGGTGATCGCCATCAACCTGCTGTTTACCACCCTGCTGGAAATGCCCGAAGCGGGTGGGGCCTTGGTGCAGGTGCCCAATAGCCAGTTCTTCCAGAAGTCGGTGCGGCGCTGGCGCGGGGCTGAGGTGCAGACGATGCACAAAGAGCCGGCTGGCGAAGCGGACTGA
- a CDS encoding nodulation protein NfeD, whose product MIARSWCWVLLLLLLGITPGGQAAPGAVWVLGIDDAIGPASADYLVRSLDQAQAQRAQLVVIRMDTPGGLDSAMRQMIKAILASPVPVATYVAPSGARAASAGTYILYASHVAAMAPGTNLGAATPVQIGGPPGPGKDDKGKNGEEETLARKQVNDAAAYIRGLAQLRGRNAEWAEKAVREAVSLSASEALRLNVIDQVADDLPDLLRKLDGKTFMVASQPQQLHTTDASLVEHLPDWRTRVLAVITNPSVALILIMIGVYGLLFEFMNPGSAVGGVVGGVCLLMALYALQLLPVSFAGVALILLGIAFMIAEAFLPSFGVVGFGGIVAFVVGALILIDTDAPGFGIPLALIGTLALLSALLIGGVLGMALKARRRALVSGDAGLVGSLVTVTQVMPDNPFCGLVLAQGEQWQAQCATVLQAGQNVRVTARHGVMLQVSAAAAAQGE is encoded by the coding sequence GTGATCGCCCGCAGCTGGTGCTGGGTGTTGCTGCTGTTGTTGCTTGGCATCACGCCAGGTGGCCAGGCAGCGCCTGGTGCAGTGTGGGTGCTGGGCATCGATGACGCCATCGGCCCGGCCAGCGCCGACTACCTGGTACGCAGCCTCGACCAGGCCCAGGCGCAGCGCGCGCAACTGGTGGTTATCCGCATGGATACCCCTGGCGGGCTGGACAGCGCCATGCGCCAGATGATCAAGGCGATTCTCGCCAGCCCCGTGCCGGTCGCCACCTACGTCGCACCCAGTGGAGCCCGAGCCGCCAGCGCGGGTACTTACATTCTCTACGCCAGCCACGTCGCCGCGATGGCTCCTGGCACCAACCTGGGCGCCGCCACACCGGTGCAAATCGGCGGTCCGCCAGGCCCGGGCAAGGACGACAAGGGCAAAAACGGCGAAGAGGAAACCCTGGCACGCAAGCAGGTCAATGATGCCGCGGCCTACATCCGCGGCCTTGCCCAGCTGCGAGGGCGCAATGCCGAGTGGGCGGAGAAGGCTGTGCGCGAGGCCGTCAGCCTGTCGGCCAGCGAGGCGTTGCGGCTGAACGTTATCGACCAGGTTGCCGATGACCTGCCCGACCTGTTGCGCAAACTCGACGGCAAAACGTTCATGGTCGCCAGCCAGCCTCAGCAACTGCACACCACAGACGCAAGCCTGGTCGAACACCTGCCGGACTGGCGCACACGGGTACTGGCGGTGATCACCAATCCCAGCGTGGCGCTGATCCTGATCATGATTGGCGTGTACGGCCTGCTGTTCGAATTCATGAACCCTGGCTCTGCGGTGGGCGGCGTAGTCGGCGGCGTCTGCCTGCTGATGGCGCTGTACGCCCTGCAGCTATTGCCGGTGAGTTTCGCCGGCGTGGCACTTATCCTGCTCGGCATTGCCTTCATGATCGCCGAAGCCTTCTTGCCCAGTTTCGGCGTGGTCGGCTTTGGCGGCATCGTTGCCTTCGTGGTCGGCGCATTGATCCTGATCGATACAGACGCCCCCGGTTTTGGCATCCCGCTGGCCTTGATCGGCACCCTGGCACTGCTCTCGGCATTACTGATCGGCGGCGTACTAGGCATGGCCCTCAAGGCCCGCCGACGGGCACTGGTCAGCGGGGACGCCGGCCTGGTCGGCAGCCTGGTCACCGTTACCCAGGTAATGCCAGACAATCCGTTCTGTGGCCTTGTGCTGGCCCAGGGCGAGCAATGGCAAGCGCAGTGCGCAACAGTGCTGCAAGCCGGCCAGAACGTGCGGGTAACCGCGCGCCATGGCGTCATGCTGCAAGTGAGCGCTGCCGCCGCCGCGCAAGGAGAATGA
- a CDS encoding ATP-binding cassette domain-containing protein encodes MIRLSNLTLQRGPQRLLEGAEMTLHAGHKAGLIGANGAGKSSLFALLRGELSPDAGDCQLPGDWRIAHMRQEVDTLDRLAVDYVLDGDVRLRKVQAELAAAEQAHDGTALARLHSELESADGYTADARARKLLAGLGFTNEQMDRRVGDFSGGWRMRLNLAQALMCPSDLLLLDEPTNHLDLDAILWLEDWLKGYPGTLLLISHDRDFLDAVVDHVLHVEQRKLNLYKGGYTAFERTRAERLAQQQQAYEKQQAQRAHMEKYIARFKAQATKARQAQSRIKALERMEELSAAHVDSPFDFVFRESQKISSPLLSLSEGCLGYGDKAILEKVKLQLTPGARIGLLGPNGAGKSTLIKNLAGELEPLSGRLVRGENLAVGYFAQHQLDSLDDKASPLLHLQRIAPTEREQTLRDFLGGFDFHGARCDEPVVNFSGGEKARLALALIAWERPNLLLLDEPTNHLDLEMRLALTMALQEFAGAVVVVSHDRHLLKSTTDDFLLVADGKVDTFDGDLDDYSRWLVEYRQRSAPASTAPVNPDKTDKKAQRQAAAALRQQLAPHKKAADKLETELNQVHVQLAEIETALGDGGLYEAARKDELRDLLARQTKLKQREGELEEAWMEALETLESMQAELEALS; translated from the coding sequence ATGATCAGACTATCCAACCTCACTTTACAGCGTGGTCCGCAGCGCTTGCTAGAAGGCGCCGAGATGACCCTGCACGCCGGTCACAAGGCCGGCCTGATCGGCGCCAACGGCGCCGGAAAATCCAGCCTGTTCGCCCTGCTGCGCGGTGAGCTGTCGCCCGATGCCGGTGACTGCCAACTGCCCGGTGACTGGCGCATCGCCCATATGCGCCAGGAGGTCGACACCCTCGACCGCCTGGCCGTGGACTATGTGCTCGACGGCGACGTGCGCCTGCGCAAGGTCCAAGCCGAACTGGCCGCGGCCGAGCAGGCCCACGACGGCACCGCCCTGGCGCGCCTGCACAGTGAACTGGAAAGCGCCGACGGCTACACCGCCGACGCCCGCGCGCGCAAGTTGCTGGCCGGCCTGGGCTTCACCAACGAACAGATGGACCGCCGCGTCGGCGACTTCTCCGGTGGCTGGCGGATGCGCCTGAACCTGGCCCAGGCACTGATGTGCCCGTCCGACCTGCTGTTGCTCGACGAACCCACCAACCACCTCGACCTGGACGCCATCCTGTGGCTGGAAGACTGGCTCAAGGGCTACCCCGGTACGCTGTTGCTGATCTCCCACGACCGTGACTTCCTCGATGCCGTGGTCGACCATGTGCTGCACGTCGAGCAGCGCAAGTTGAACCTGTACAAAGGCGGCTACACCGCCTTCGAGCGCACCCGTGCCGAACGCCTGGCGCAGCAGCAGCAGGCCTACGAAAAGCAGCAGGCGCAGCGCGCGCACATGGAAAAGTACATCGCCCGCTTCAAGGCTCAGGCCACCAAGGCCCGCCAGGCGCAAAGCCGGATCAAGGCCCTTGAGCGCATGGAGGAGTTGTCGGCGGCGCATGTCGATTCGCCGTTCGACTTTGTCTTCCGCGAATCGCAGAAAATTTCCAGCCCGTTGCTGAGCCTGTCCGAAGGCTGCCTTGGCTATGGCGACAAGGCCATCCTTGAAAAGGTCAAGCTGCAGCTCACCCCGGGTGCTCGTATTGGCCTGCTCGGCCCCAACGGTGCCGGCAAGTCCACCCTGATCAAGAACCTCGCCGGTGAGCTGGAGCCTTTGTCGGGCCGTTTGGTCCGTGGCGAAAACCTTGCGGTAGGCTACTTCGCCCAGCACCAGCTGGACTCGCTGGATGACAAGGCCAGCCCGCTGCTGCACCTGCAGCGCATCGCCCCCACCGAGCGTGAGCAGACCCTGCGCGACTTCCTTGGCGGCTTCGACTTCCATGGTGCCCGTTGCGACGAGCCAGTGGTGAACTTCTCCGGTGGTGAAAAGGCCCGCCTGGCGTTGGCGCTGATCGCCTGGGAACGGCCAAACCTGCTGCTGCTTGACGAACCGACCAACCACCTCGACCTGGAAATGCGCCTGGCGCTGACCATGGCCCTGCAGGAGTTTGCCGGTGCCGTGGTGGTGGTGTCCCACGACCGGCATTTGCTCAAGAGCACCACCGACGACTTCCTGCTGGTGGCCGACGGCAAGGTCGATACCTTCGACGGTGACCTGGATGATTACAGCCGCTGGCTGGTTGAGTACCGCCAGCGCAGCGCGCCGGCCAGTACCGCCCCGGTCAACCCGGACAAGACCGACAAGAAAGCCCAGCGTCAGGCTGCCGCAGCCTTGCGCCAGCAACTGGCACCGCACAAGAAGGCTGCCGACAAGCTGGAAACCGAGCTCAACCAGGTGCACGTGCAATTGGCCGAGATCGAGACCGCGCTGGGTGATGGTGGCCTCTACGAAGCGGCGCGCAAGGACGAATTGCGTGACCTGCTGGCGCGCCAGACCAAGCTCAAGCAACGCGAAGGTGAGCTGGAAGAGGCCTGGATGGAAGCGCTGGAAACCCTCGAAAGCATGCAGGCCGAGCTCGAGGCGTTGTCCTGA
- a CDS encoding AlgP family protein has product MSAKKKPVSTPLHLLQQLSGSLLEHLEEACSQALADAEKLLAKLEKQRGKAQEKLHNGRLKLQDAAKAGKAKAQTKAQKAIGELEQLLDALKERQTQTRSYIQQLKRDAQDSLKLAQGVGKVREAAAKALDLRATKPAAKPAAKATTAAKPAAKPAVKATAAAKPAAKPAAKATAAAKPAAKPAAKATAAAKPAAKPAAKATAAAKPAAKPAAKATAAAKPAAKPAAKATAAAKPAAKPAAKATAAAKPAAKPAAKATAAAKPAAKPAAKVTAAAKPAAKPAAKAPAAKPATAKAPARTATKPAAKPVASKPAAKPVASKPAEAKPATPAGSTPAVTTNSATPATSAAASTPASTPAQAPSSAS; this is encoded by the coding sequence ATGTCGGCCAAAAAGAAGCCAGTAAGTACGCCGTTACACCTGCTCCAGCAACTTTCGGGCAGCTTGCTCGAACACTTGGAAGAAGCCTGCTCGCAAGCGCTGGCTGATGCGGAAAAACTGTTGGCCAAGTTGGAAAAACAGCGTGGCAAGGCGCAGGAAAAACTGCACAACGGTCGCCTGAAACTGCAAGACGCGGCCAAGGCGGGTAAAGCCAAGGCGCAAACCAAGGCGCAAAAAGCCATTGGCGAACTTGAACAGTTGCTCGACGCCCTCAAGGAACGTCAAACCCAGACTCGTTCTTACATTCAGCAACTCAAGCGCGACGCCCAGGACAGCCTCAAACTGGCCCAAGGTGTAGGTAAAGTTCGCGAAGCCGCAGCCAAGGCTCTTGACCTGCGTGCTACCAAACCTGCGGCCAAGCCCGCTGCCAAAGCGACTACTGCTGCCAAACCTGCGGCCAAGCCAGCCGTCAAAGCGACCGCTGCTGCGAAACCTGCAGCCAAGCCCGCCGCCAAAGCGACTGCTGCTGCCAAACCTGCAGCCAAGCCCGCCGCCAAAGCGACCGCTGCTGCCAAACCTGCAGCCAAACCCGCCGCCAAAGCGACCGCTGCTGCTAAACCTGCAGCCAAACCCGCCGCCAAAGCGACGGCTGCCGCCAAACCTGCAGCCAAGCCAGCCGCCAAAGCGACCGCTGCCGCCAAACCTGCAGCCAAGCCCGCCGCCAAAGCGACCGCTGCTGCCAAACCTGCAGCCAAGCCCGCCGCCAAAGCGACCGCTGCCGCCAAACCTGCAGCCAAGCCAGCTGCCAAAGTGACTGCTGCTGCCAAACCTGCAGCCAAGCCCGCCGCCAAAGCCCCAGCTGCCAAGCCAGCTACCGCCAAGGCACCTGCACGCACAGCCACCAAGCCAGCCGCCAAGCCTGTTGCCAGCAAGCCAGCCGCCAAGCCTGTTGCCAGCAAGCCAGCCGAAGCCAAACCCGCTACGCCAGCCGGCAGCACCCCGGCCGTTACAACCAACTCGGCGACCCCGGCCACTTCGGCAGCCGCGTCGACACCCGCCAGCACCCCGGCTCAGGCGCCGTCTTCGGCGTCCTGA
- a CDS encoding FKBP-type peptidyl-prolyl cis-trans isomerase codes for MPRYLVLGLCLLAPIALADSDDHDLAYSLGASLGERLRQEMPGLQLDALVEGLKQSYQGQPLKLDKARMQAVLQQHEAQEGDASVQKLQAAETRFMANERGRYGVHELAEGVLYSELQVGTGAQPKAGGKVQVRYVGRLPDGSVFDQNQTPQWFNLDSVIEGWQVALPKMHAGAKWRLVIPSAQAYGAEGAGDLIAPYTPLVFEIELLAVGD; via the coding sequence TTGCCTCGATATCTTGTTTTAGGTTTATGCCTGCTGGCCCCAATCGCCTTGGCCGACAGCGACGACCATGACCTGGCCTACAGCCTGGGCGCCAGCCTGGGTGAGCGGCTGCGTCAGGAGATGCCGGGCTTGCAGCTGGATGCACTGGTCGAAGGCCTGAAGCAGTCCTATCAGGGGCAACCCCTCAAGCTCGACAAGGCACGCATGCAGGCGGTGCTCCAGCAGCATGAAGCGCAGGAAGGTGACGCCTCGGTGCAAAAGCTGCAGGCCGCAGAAACACGCTTCATGGCCAACGAGCGTGGGCGTTACGGGGTACACGAACTAGCGGAAGGTGTGCTCTACAGCGAACTGCAAGTAGGTACGGGTGCGCAGCCAAAAGCAGGCGGCAAGGTGCAGGTGCGTTATGTGGGCAGGTTGCCTGATGGTTCGGTGTTCGACCAGAACCAGACGCCCCAGTGGTTCAACCTGGATTCTGTAATCGAGGGCTGGCAGGTGGCCTTGCCGAAGATGCACGCGGGCGCCAAATGGCGCCTGGTGATTCCTTCAGCGCAAGCCTATGGCGCCGAGGGGGCGGGTGATTTGATTGCCCCCTACACCCCCCTGGTGTTCGAGATCGAACTGCTGGCGGTTGGCGACTGA
- a CDS encoding aminoacyl-tRNA deacylase: MRMAKTLQARLDKANCDYDIIPHPHSATSLESARTAGVPAERVAKSVMLDDRHGNYIMAVLPANRHLDMSKVRMSGAWQLTRESGLPSLFNDCERGAVPALGDAYQIKMLLDPSLTRQGDVYLEAGDHDHLIHMSMEQYMKLVPHAEVRELC, encoded by the coding sequence ATGCGTATGGCAAAGACCCTGCAGGCCCGCCTGGACAAGGCCAACTGCGACTACGACATCATTCCCCACCCACATTCGGCCACCAGCCTGGAGTCGGCCCGCACGGCCGGCGTGCCCGCCGAGCGGGTCGCCAAGTCGGTGATGCTCGATGACCGTCATGGCAACTACATCATGGCCGTGCTGCCGGCCAACCGGCATCTGGACATGAGCAAGGTTCGCATGTCCGGGGCTTGGCAACTGACCCGTGAAAGTGGCCTGCCAAGCTTGTTCAATGACTGCGAGCGCGGCGCAGTGCCGGCCCTTGGCGATGCTTACCAGATAAAAATGCTGCTCGACCCGAGCCTAACCCGCCAGGGTGATGTCTACCTGGAGGCGGGTGATCACGATCACTTGATCCACATGAGCATGGAGCAGTACATGAAGCTGGTGCCGCACGCCGAAGTGCGCGAGCTGTGCTGA
- a CDS encoding slipin family protein, with amino-acid sequence MFMQMGFGAVLIVLVMLLLSAFRILREYERGVVFQLGRFWQVKGPGLILLIPVIQQMVRVDLRTVVLDVPPQDVITRDNVSVKVNAVLYFRVLDPQKAIIQVEDFLVATSQLAQTTLRAVLGKHELDELLAEREQLNADIRQVLDAQTDAWGIKVANVEIKHVDLNESMVRAIARQAEAERERRAKVIHAEGELQASEKLMQAAQMLGKEPGAMQLRYMQTLGAIAGDRTSTIVFPMPVDLLTGLVDKQKQ; translated from the coding sequence ATGTTCATGCAAATGGGTTTCGGCGCCGTGCTGATCGTGCTGGTGATGCTGTTGCTGTCGGCGTTTCGCATCCTGCGCGAATACGAACGCGGTGTAGTGTTCCAGCTGGGGCGCTTCTGGCAGGTCAAGGGGCCGGGGCTGATCCTGCTGATCCCGGTGATCCAGCAAATGGTGCGGGTCGACCTGCGCACGGTGGTGCTGGATGTGCCGCCGCAGGACGTGATCACCCGCGACAACGTCTCGGTCAAGGTCAACGCGGTGTTGTACTTTCGCGTGCTCGACCCCCAGAAAGCGATCATCCAGGTCGAGGACTTTTTGGTAGCGACCAGCCAGTTGGCCCAGACCACACTGCGTGCGGTACTGGGCAAGCACGAACTGGATGAGCTGCTGGCCGAACGTGAGCAACTGAACGCGGACATTCGCCAGGTGCTGGACGCGCAAACCGATGCCTGGGGCATCAAGGTGGCCAACGTCGAGATCAAGCATGTCGACCTCAACGAATCGATGGTCCGCGCCATCGCCCGGCAGGCCGAGGCCGAACGCGAACGGCGGGCCAAGGTGATCCATGCCGAGGGGGAATTGCAGGCGTCGGAGAAGTTGATGCAGGCAGCACAGATGTTGGGCAAGGAGCCTGGGGCGATGCAGTTGCGCTATATGCAGACGCTGGGGGCGATTGCGGGGGACAGGACCTCGACCATTGTCTTCCCGATGCCGGTGGACTTGCTGACGGGGCTGGTAGACAAGCAGAAACAATAA
- a CDS encoding Rsd/AlgQ family anti-sigma factor, with protein sequence MLDSCQNAQERWGGVHKLIDRWLEERQELVQAFRALRDVKPAFADKDTNGDFCALLVDYVSAWHFEVCEQLASEAKAFGDEKALKLAEEINPRINDSTQIALAFNDHCAKGECKDTERFAEKLAKLGGLLHERFELEDCLIEVLHNAHKEEGAVQA encoded by the coding sequence ATGCTCGATAGTTGTCAGAACGCCCAGGAACGCTGGGGTGGGGTTCACAAGCTGATCGACCGTTGGCTGGAGGAGCGCCAGGAACTGGTGCAGGCTTTTCGCGCCCTGCGCGATGTGAAGCCAGCCTTTGCCGACAAGGACACCAACGGGGACTTTTGCGCGCTCCTGGTCGATTACGTTTCGGCGTGGCACTTCGAAGTCTGCGAGCAATTGGCCAGCGAGGCCAAGGCTTTCGGGGACGAGAAGGCGCTGAAGCTGGCCGAAGAAATCAACCCACGGATCAACGACAGCACACAGATCGCACTGGCCTTCAATGACCATTGCGCCAAGGGTGAGTGCAAGGACACCGAGCGCTTTGCCGAGAAGCTGGCCAAGTTGGGCGGGCTGTTGCATGAGCGTTTCGAACTTGAGGACTGCCTTATCGAAGTGCTGCACAACGCGCACAAGGAAGAAGGCGCGGTGCAGGCCTGA
- a CDS encoding DUF2789 domain-containing protein has product MEAPTHPFADLFKQLGLPDDPKSIDQFITSHSPLKNETKLVDAPFWTDSQRAFLKESIIEDADWAVPFDQLNEALRRPRK; this is encoded by the coding sequence ATGGAAGCGCCGACCCATCCCTTTGCCGACCTGTTCAAGCAGTTGGGCTTGCCCGACGATCCCAAGAGCATCGATCAGTTCATCACCAGCCATTCGCCGCTGAAGAATGAAACCAAGCTGGTGGATGCGCCGTTCTGGACCGACTCTCAGCGTGCTTTTCTCAAGGAGAGCATCATTGAAGATGCCGATTGGGCGGTGCCGTTCGATCAACTCAACGAAGCGTTGCGCCGCCCCCGAAAATAA